Genomic segment of Microbacterium sp. BH-3-3-3:
CCGACCACCGGGCGCGGGGGGCGGTCGTGCTCATGCGCGGGACTCCTCGTTCTTGCGCGCCGCGGCCGCGGCCACGACGAGCAGGATCAGCACGCCCTTGAACCCGTCGACCCACGCGTTGGCGACCCGCGAGAGGATCAGGCCGTTCGACAGCAGCGCCACGAACAGGGCACCCAGCACCGAGCCGAACACGGTGACCGTGCCGCGGCGGGTGAAGGCGGCGCCGAGGAAGGTCGCCAGCACCATGTCGACCATGAGGCGCTCGTCGATCCCCGGACTGCTGCCCGAGCCGCGCGCGACGAGCAGCAGCGAGCTGAGCCCCGCCACGACGCCCGCGATGACGAACGTCGACATGATGTAGCGCTGAGCGGGGATGCCGGCGAAGGTCGCGGCATCCCGGTTGCCGCCGACCGCCTGCAGGCGCAGGCCGTAGGGCGTGCGGGCCAGCACGAACACGAGCACCGCGGCCACGATCAGCATGAGCACGGCGGCGAGGGGGATGCCGACGATCCGGGTATCGCGCACCGCGACGACGAGAGGGTCGGTGACGTCGATGCGGCGGTTGCCGCTGACCACGCGCGTGATGCCCACGACCGCGACGTACACGGCCAGCGTCGCCAGGATCGACGACAGTCCCACCCAGCCGACGAGGATCGCGTTCAGCACGCCGAACAGGGTCGTGACCAGGATGCCGAGGGCGAAGGCGACCGCGAACGGTGTGCCGTACGAGGTCAGCTGATCGCTGACGATCGCGGTCGCCAGCGCCGCGGTGGCGGGGATCGACAGGTCGATGCCGCCCACCACGACGTCGTCGCCGCCGCCGATGACGACGATCGCGAGCCCCATGGCGACCAGCGCGACCGGGGCCGCCTGGGTGAGGCTCGCGGTGACGTTGGCGAGGCCGAGGAAGCCCTTCGCCGTCACGGCGAGGTACACCGTCATCGCGAGGACGACGAGCAGGGGACCGCGCCGGGCCAGCAGGCTCCGGACGCGGGGAGCGAGCGCGGGGCGCTCGACGGCGAGGGCGCTCACGCGGCATCCCCTTCCGATCGTTCGCCACCGCTGCCGGTGACGAGGGCGCTGAGGTGTTCGAGGGTGAGACCGTCGGTCGACACCTCGTGGGCGACGCGTCCGCGCTCGAGCACCACGATGCGGTCGGCGAGTCCGAGCACTTCGGCGGGGTCGGTCGAGACGACCACCACCGCGGTCCCGGATGCCGCGAGCTCGGCCAACAGGCGGTAGATCTCCTGCTTGGCGCCGATGTCGACGCCGACGGTGGGCTCGTCGAGCACGATGACGCGCGCGCCGGCGGCGAGGCTGCGGCCCAGCACGACCTTCTGCTGGTTGCCGCCGCTGAGCAGCCGCGTCTGGGCGGTCGTGTCGCGGGGGCGGATGTCGAGGCGCTCCGACAGCTCGTCGGCGCGCGCGCGGGCGGCGGGGGCGTCGAGGAGCCCCGCGCGGGCATCGGTCGAGAGCGTGGAGAGCGTGAGGTTCTGCTGCACCGAGAAGTCGAGCACGACACCGTCGTGACGGCGGTCGCGGGGCACGAGCACGACGCCGGCCTCGAGGGCGGCGGCCGGGCTCGACGGGCGGAACCGGCGCTCGCCGAGGCGCAGCTCGCCGGTGTGGCGGTGCAGGCCCACGAGGGCCTCGCCGAGCTCCGAGGCGCCGGAGCCGAGAAGCCCGGTGACCCCGACGATCTCGCCCGGACGCGCGTCGAGGTCGACGCCGTGCACCACGGTGCCGACACCGAGGCCGCGGGCGCTCAGCACGGCCGGCGCGGTCACCGGCGGACGGCGGGCGGGGTAGAGGTCGTCGATCTCGCGCCCGATCATCAGGCGGATCATCTCGCGACCGCTGTCGGGGCCGACCGCATCGAGGCGGCCCACGTCGAGGCCGCCGCGCAGCACGGTCACGCGGTCGCAGATGCGCGTGACCTCGCCGAGGTAGTGCGAGATGTAGAGGCTCGAGATGCCGCGTTCGCGCAGGCGCCCGATGATGCCGAGCAGCTGCTCGGCCTCGGCGCTCGCGAGCGGGGCGGTCGGCTCGTCGAAGACGATGACGCGCGCGTTGTCGTCGACGAGCGCGCGGGCCACCTGCACGAGCTTGCGTTCGGCGGGCCCGAGGTCGCGCACGAGCCGGGTGGGGGAGAGGTCGATGCCGAGCACGTCGTGCAGCACCTCGGTCACCCGCGCCCGCATCGCGCGGCCGCGGAGCACCCCGCCCGCGCTCCGCTCGTTGCCGAGCCACACGTTCTCGGCCACCGTCATGTCGGGGACGAGCTGCAGCTCCTGGTGCACGAACCGGATGCCGGCGGCGTGCGCGTCGGAGGGGGTGAGCCGCTCGGTCTCGGTGCCGTCGATGACGACGGTGCCACCGTCGCGCTCGTACAGCCCCGCGAGGATCTTGATGAGCGTGGACTTGCCCGCGCCGTTCTCGCCGACGAGGCCGTGCACCTCGCCCGGGCGCACGTCGATCGAGGCGCCCCGGAGAGCCGGGACGCCCGCGAACGCCTTCGTGACGCCGGTCATGCGGAGCACCGGCGTCACGAGGGGGGAGGAGCTTTCGATCACTGGGTGTAGCCCAGCTCCTTCGAGACCTTCTTCGCCTCGTCGGGACCGGCGACGGGGATCGTGTCGACGTAGCTGACCTTGTCGACCGTCTCGCCCAGGAAGTACTTGCCGACGTTGTCGGCCGAGATCGTGGCGATCTTTCGCGGAAGCTGTGCGATGTTGCCGACGAACGGGCTGTTCGGCTCGCTCATGATCTCGAGGGTGTCGGGGCCGGCGTCGAAGGCCGTGACCTTCACGTCGGTACGGCCGGAGTCCTCGATGGCCTGCACCACGCCGATGGCGGGCTGGTCCCAGCACGCCACGTGGATGCCCTGGATCGTTCCGACCGGGTACTTCTCGAGAAGCGCGAGCGTCTGCTGACGCGCGTCGTCGGGCGCGTTGGCGAACTGCTCGGCGAGCTCGGGCTCGATGAGCTTGACGCCGGGGTAGTCCGTCGAGAGCTCGTTCTTCCACGCGTCGTAGCGCTCGCCGCAGAACGACAGGCTCTGGCCGAACGCGTTGAACACGGCGACGTTGCCCTGGCCGCCGAGTGCGTCGCCGGTGATCTTGCCGAGGGCCTCGCCGCCGACCTGGTTGTCGGACTGCGCGTTGTTGACGGCGTACTCCGAGGCGTGGTCCACCCCGAAGACGGGGATGCCGGCGTCGTGCAGCTGCTGCAGCTTCGGGTCGACCGAGGCGTCGCCGAGGATCGTGATGACCGCGTCGACGTTCTGCGCGAGGAAGATGTCGTGGTTCTGCGCGTGCAGGGTGTTGTCGCGGTTGCCGTCGGTGGTCAGCGGCGTGCCGCCGAGCTTGGTGACCTCGTCGACCGCGCCCTGGAAGGCCTCACGGTCCCAGAAGTGCTGCGTTCCGACGACCGCGATGCCGATGGTCTTGCCCGCGAGCGGCTGGCTGGCGTCGACGCCCTCGCCGTTGGGGGCCGCGCCGTCGGACGAGACGGTCGAACAGCCGCTGAGGGCGATGCCCGCCGCGACGACGAGCGCCGGAAGGGCGAGGAGGGACTTTCTCACGGTGGGGCTCCTGTGGGCCGGAGGGCGCTCGCGTCGGGGTGCGCGTCGCCGCTGATGCTGTGTGGGGGTGCCGCCGGGGAGCGGACTCTCGAAGCGTAGGGAGGGGGCGAGACAACGTTCGACTCGGGCGTCACACGGTGAAATGAAGTCGTCACCGGTGACCGCGTCAGTAGGCTTCGGCCGTTCCCGACACCGAGGAGACCCATGTCGCAGTCCACCCGTGCGCTCGGCGGCCGTCGCGTCCTGACCGTGGGCCTCCACGTCGCCGACGTGCTCGGTCGCTACGTCGACGCCATCCCTGCCGGTCAGGGACTCGCCCTGCTCGACGAGATCCGCCTCACCGTGGCGGGCACCGCCGCCGCGACCGCCGTCGACCTCGCGCGCCTGGGCGTGCCCGTGGCCACGGTGGGGGCGGTCGGCGACGACGCGCTGGGCGTGTTCCTGCGTTCGACGATGGCCGCCGAGGGCGTCGACGTCGACGCCCTGGCGGTGCGGTCCGCGCACCCCACCTCGGCGACGATGCTGCCGATCCGCCGCGACGGCAGCCGACCGGCGCTGCACGTCATCGGGTCGAACGCCGCGATCCGCGCCGACGACCTGGCGGCAGTCGACCTCGACGAGGTCGCCGTGCTGCACCTGGGCGGCACGTGCCTGCTGCCCGGCATCGATGGGGCGCCGAGCGTCGAGCTGCTCCGCCGTGCGCGTGCGGCCGGTGTCGTGACGACGATGGACTTCATCCCCACCGGCGCTCCCGCCGATCGGGACGCCGTGCTGCCGTGTCTGCCGTTCGTCGACTACCTCTTCCCCAGCGAAGAGGACGCGCTGTCGTTCGCGGGAGCGACGACGCTCGACGAGGCGATCTCGTTCTACCTGGATGCCGGTGTCACCACCGTCGTGATCACGCGCGGCGCCGCGGGGGTCAGCATCAGCACGCGCGAGCGGCGCGATATGCGTCTCGCGGCATACGCGGTCGACGTGGTCGACACGACGGGCTGCGGCGATGCGTTCAGCGCGGGGTTCATCTGGGGGCTGGTCGACGGCGCCGACGTCGTCGAGGCCGCCGAGCGAGGGCTGGCGTGCGGCAGCCTGGTGGCGACGGGCCTCGGGTCCGACGCGGGCCTGCACTCCGTGACCGACGTCGCGCGGCTGCGGGCCGAGGGTGTACGCGGCGCGGTGTAGGCGGCATCCGAGGTGTTCGCGGGGGCGCGTCCTCCGCGATGCGCGCAACCTCCGTCGTCCGGCGTCGGATGCCGCGGAGGTTCTGCACATCGCGGAGCGTGTGGCCACGCCCCCGCGCAGCGCCGCTCGCGCCCTTACGCGCCCGCGTGCGAGAATGGCCGCGGCGTGCTCGGATCGACCTTTCCCCGCACGGCGCCCCGGCGTCGTCGAGTTGAAGGGCCACCAGGCCCCAGGACAGCGTCCGCCGCACCTTTTCTCCGAGGAGCAGAGATGTCCGCTACCCCCACCGCCGCCACCGACTCGACCGCCGCCTCCGCGGCCGGAACCGAGCGCGTGCAGCAGCGCCGTCGCTATCTGATGTGCCGGCCCGAGCACTTCACGGTGAGCTACAGCATCAACCCGTGGATGGAGCCCTCGCGGCCCACAGACACCAACCTGGCCCTGACGCAGTGGCAGGCGCTGTACGACACCTACGTGTCGCTCGGGCACGAGATCGAGCTGATCGACCCCGTCGAGGGACTGCCCGACATGGTCTACACCGCCAACGGCGGCTTCGTCATCGACGGCGTCGCCTACGGCCCCAAGTTCCGCTTCCGCGAGCGCGCCGCCGAGGCCCCCGCCTTCATCGACTGGTTCGCCGCGAACGGCTTCGAGGTCGCCGAGCCCGTCGAGGTCAACGAGGGCGAGGGCGACTTCCTGCTCGTGGGCGACACCATCCTCGCCGGGACGGGCTTCCGCTCGACCGGTGACAGCCACCGCGAGGTGGGCGAGGTGTTCTCGCGCGAGGTCGTGTCGCTGACGCTCACCGACCCGCGGTTCTACCACCTCGACACCGCGATCGCGGTGCTGGACCCCGTGGAAGGACCGGGGGGCGCCGAGAAGGCCAACATCGCCTACCTGCCGAACGCCTTCGACGAGAAGAGCCAGGCGATCCTGCGCGAGCGCTACCCCGACGCGATCCGGGTCTCGGATGCCGACGGCTCGGTGTTCGGCCTCAACTCGGCCAGCGACGGCAAGAACGTCATCATCTCGCCCCGCGCCGTGGGCTTCGAGGCCCAGCTGCGCGAGCGCGGCTACACGCCCGTGAAGGTCGACCTCTCCGAGCTGCTGCTCGGTGGTGGCGGCATCAAGTGCTGCACGCTGGAGCTGCGAGGCGGATCCCGATGAGCACCGCCGTCGACGACCTCGGCGCGCACCTGATCGCCGAAGAGGGCGCGCACCTCGCGCACAACTACCACCCGCTCCCCGTCGTCGTCTCGCGCGCCGAGGGCGTGTGGGTCACCGACGTCGAGGGCAAGCGCTACCTCGACCTGCTCTCGGCCTACTCGGCTCTGAACTTCGGCCACGGTCACCCCGCGATCCTCGCGGCGGCGCGCGAGCAGCTCGAACGTCTCACCCTGACCAGTCGCGCGTACCACAACGACCGTCTGGGTCCCTTCGCCACGGCGCTCGCGCAGCTCTGCGGCAAAGACCTCGTGCTGCCGATGAACACCGGGGCCGAGGCCGTCGAGACCGGCATCAAGGTCGCGCGCGCCTGGGGCTACCGCACCAAGGGCATCGCACCGGATGCCGCGACGATCATCGTCGCGAACGGCAATTTCCACGGCCGCACGACCACGATCGTCGGCTTCAGCGACGACCCCACGGCGCACGACGACTTCGGTCCCTATGCGCCGGGCTTCGTGCACGTGCCGTACGGCGACGCGGAGGCCATCGCGGCGGCGATCGACGAGAACACCGCGGCGGTCCTCCTCGAGCCCATCCAGGGCGAGGCCGGCGTCGTCATCCCGCCCGAGGGGTTCCTGCGACGGGTGCGCGAGATCTGCACCGCGAACGATGTGCTCTTCATCGCCGATGAGATCCAGTCGGGTCTCGGCCGGGTGGGGACGACCTTCGCGTGCGACCGCGAGGGCGTCGTACCCGACGTCTACCTGCTCGGCAAGGCGCTCGGCGGCGGCATCCTGCCCCTGTCGGCGGTCGTCGCGAACGGGGACGTGCTCGGTGTCATCCGCGCCGGCGAGCACGGATCGACGTTCGGCGGCAACCCGCTGGCCGCGGCCGTGGGACTGCGTGTCGTCGAGATCCTGGCATCCGGTGAGTTCCAGACGCGCGCGGCGGCGCTCGGCGAGCACCTCGCCGGTCGCCTCGACACGCTCGTCGGCCACGGCGTGACGGACGTCCGCATCGCGGGCCTTTGGGCCGGTGTCGACATCGACCCCGCCGCGGGCACCGGGCGCGAGATCGCCGAGAAGCTGCTCGCCCGTGGTGTGCTCGTGAAGGACACGCACGGGCAGACGATCCGCATCGCTCCGCCGCTGACGATCCGCGCGACCGAGCTCGACTGGGCGGTCGAACAGCTCCGGCACGTTCTCTCGTAACACGCGCGAGTCGCCGGGATTCGTCGCCCGGGCCCACCCGGGAGCGGCGCATCCTGGCGACTCACGCGGTCGAGAGGGGGTCAGGTGACCGAGACCGTGAGCTCGTCCCAGCCGGTCGCGCCGTCGGGGGCCGGGGCGGCGACGTTTGGGGTCTGCGTCTGCCCGTCGGCCGAGATGGCGCGGCACCGCACGGTGTGATCGCCGCCGGTGGCGTTCCACGGCAGGCTCCACTGCACCCAGGTGTCGGACGAGATGGCCGTCGCCAGTGTCGCCGGCTGCCAGGCGCCGTCATCGATCTGCACCTCGACGCCCGCGACGCCGACGTGCGTCTGCCAGGCGACACCGGCGATGACGGCGTCGCCCACCGGGACGCGCGCCCCGGCCCGCGGCACGTCGATGCGCGACGCGAGCTTCACCGGGCCGCGCGCCGACCAGCCGCGCGAGGTCCAATACCCCTCGTCGTCGGCGTATCGCGTGACCTCGAGCTCGGTGACCCACTTGGTCGCCGACACGTAGCCGTACAGGCCGGGCACCACCATGCGCACCGGGAAACCGTGCTCGATGGGCAACGGTTCGCCGTTCATGCCGATGGCCAGCAGAGCGTCGCGCTCGTCGGTTAGCGCTTCGATCGGAGAGGATGCCGTGAACCCGTCGATGGAGCGCGAGAGCACCATGTCGGCCTCGGCGGTGGGCCGAGCCCGCGCGAGGATGTCGCGAAGCGGGACACCCAGCCACCGCGCCGTGCCGATGAGCGAGCCGCCCACTCCGTTCGATACGCAGACGAGGGTGGCGACGGTCTCTTTCTGGGGGAGCGCGACCAGGTCGTCCCACCGCAGCACGACCTCTTGCTCGACGAGACCGTGGACGCGCAGCGACCAGGTCGCGGGATCGACCTGGGGGACGACGAGGGCGGTGTCGATGCGGTAGAAGTCGGCCGAGGGGGTGAGGACGGGAGCGAGCCCGTCGATACCGAGTTCCGCGGCGGCGGGCACTGCGGTGGTGGTCACGGGTGTCGGAAGGCGCAGCGCGCTGCGTACGGCGGTCACGGCCCGTGCGCCGCCGCTCAGGGCGACGGAGCCGAGGGCGGCGAGGGCGCCGGCCAGGACGGCGACGCCCGAGAGGGCGAGGACGCCCCGGCGGGTGGGGCCGTCCGCAGGCGCGGCGGCGGGGGCCTCCCCGGTCGCCGGAGCGGCGGCGACCGGGGGCCGGCGCAGGCGGGCGACGAGCAGGGCGGCGACCACCGCGGCCGCCGCCCCGGCGACGAGCGACGGCACCGGCGAGAGCGTCCCCGCGTCGGCGCGCGTCATCGCCACGATCGCGCCCACGACGCCGAGCGCCCCGAACACGACCCGGCCCCAGGGCGCCTTGCGGTGCTCCACGACCCCCGCGGCGCCGGCGACCACGAGCAGC
This window contains:
- the ddaH gene encoding dimethylargininase, with translation MSATPTAATDSTAASAAGTERVQQRRRYLMCRPEHFTVSYSINPWMEPSRPTDTNLALTQWQALYDTYVSLGHEIELIDPVEGLPDMVYTANGGFVIDGVAYGPKFRFRERAAEAPAFIDWFAANGFEVAEPVEVNEGEGDFLLVGDTILAGTGFRSTGDSHREVGEVFSREVVSLTLTDPRFYHLDTAIAVLDPVEGPGGAEKANIAYLPNAFDEKSQAILRERYPDAIRVSDADGSVFGLNSASDGKNVIISPRAVGFEAQLRERGYTPVKVDLSELLLGGGGIKCCTLELRGGSR
- the rocD gene encoding ornithine--oxo-acid transaminase; this encodes MSTAVDDLGAHLIAEEGAHLAHNYHPLPVVVSRAEGVWVTDVEGKRYLDLLSAYSALNFGHGHPAILAAAREQLERLTLTSRAYHNDRLGPFATALAQLCGKDLVLPMNTGAEAVETGIKVARAWGYRTKGIAPDAATIIVANGNFHGRTTTIVGFSDDPTAHDDFGPYAPGFVHVPYGDAEAIAAAIDENTAAVLLEPIQGEAGVVIPPEGFLRRVREICTANDVLFIADEIQSGLGRVGTTFACDREGVVPDVYLLGKALGGGILPLSAVVANGDVLGVIRAGEHGSTFGGNPLAAAVGLRVVEILASGEFQTRAAALGEHLAGRLDTLVGHGVTDVRIAGLWAGVDIDPAAGTGREIAEKLLARGVLVKDTHGQTIRIAPPLTIRATELDWAVEQLRHVLS
- a CDS encoding molybdopterin-dependent oxidoreductase — protein: MTPTRSRAQDVPAAVAGISAAVLGAGLGELAAAVIAPAASPFAVIGGGMIDIAPSWAKDLAISLFGTGDKLALLVGIAVLLLVVAGAAGVVEHRKAPWGRVVFGALGVVGAIVAMTRADAGTLSPVPSLVAGAAAAVVAALLVARLRRPPVAAAPATGEAPAAAPADGPTRRGVLALSGVAVLAGALAALGSVALSGGARAVTAVRSALRLPTPVTTTAVPAAAELGIDGLAPVLTPSADFYRIDTALVVPQVDPATWSLRVHGLVEQEVVLRWDDLVALPQKETVATLVCVSNGVGGSLIGTARWLGVPLRDILARARPTAEADMVLSRSIDGFTASSPIEALTDERDALLAIGMNGEPLPIEHGFPVRMVVPGLYGYVSATKWVTELEVTRYADDEGYWTSRGWSARGPVKLASRIDVPRAGARVPVGDAVIAGVAWQTHVGVAGVEVQIDDGAWQPATLATAISSDTWVQWSLPWNATGGDHTVRCRAISADGQTQTPNVAAPAPDGATGWDELTVSVT
- a CDS encoding sugar ABC transporter substrate-binding protein, which gives rise to MRKSLLALPALVVAAGIALSGCSTVSSDGAAPNGEGVDASQPLAGKTIGIAVVGTQHFWDREAFQGAVDEVTKLGGTPLTTDGNRDNTLHAQNHDIFLAQNVDAVITILGDASVDPKLQQLHDAGIPVFGVDHASEYAVNNAQSDNQVGGEALGKITGDALGGQGNVAVFNAFGQSLSFCGERYDAWKNELSTDYPGVKLIEPELAEQFANAPDDARQQTLALLEKYPVGTIQGIHVACWDQPAIGVVQAIEDSGRTDVKVTAFDAGPDTLEIMSEPNSPFVGNIAQLPRKIATISADNVGKYFLGETVDKVSYVDTIPVAGPDEAKKVSKELGYTQ
- a CDS encoding ABC transporter permease; this encodes MSALAVERPALAPRVRSLLARRGPLLVVLAMTVYLAVTAKGFLGLANVTASLTQAAPVALVAMGLAIVVIGGGDDVVVGGIDLSIPATAALATAIVSDQLTSYGTPFAVAFALGILVTTLFGVLNAILVGWVGLSSILATLAVYVAVVGITRVVSGNRRIDVTDPLVVAVRDTRIVGIPLAAVLMLIVAAVLVFVLARTPYGLRLQAVGGNRDAATFAGIPAQRYIMSTFVIAGVVAGLSSLLLVARGSGSSPGIDERLMVDMVLATFLGAAFTRRGTVTVFGSVLGALFVALLSNGLILSRVANAWVDGFKGVLILLVVAAAAARKNEESRA
- a CDS encoding sugar ABC transporter ATP-binding protein, with amino-acid sequence MIESSSPLVTPVLRMTGVTKAFAGVPALRGASIDVRPGEVHGLVGENGAGKSTLIKILAGLYERDGGTVVIDGTETERLTPSDAHAAGIRFVHQELQLVPDMTVAENVWLGNERSAGGVLRGRAMRARVTEVLHDVLGIDLSPTRLVRDLGPAERKLVQVARALVDDNARVIVFDEPTAPLASAEAEQLLGIIGRLRERGISSLYISHYLGEVTRICDRVTVLRGGLDVGRLDAVGPDSGREMIRLMIGREIDDLYPARRPPVTAPAVLSARGLGVGTVVHGVDLDARPGEIVGVTGLLGSGASELGEALVGLHRHTGELRLGERRFRPSSPAAALEAGVVLVPRDRRHDGVVLDFSVQQNLTLSTLSTDARAGLLDAPAARARADELSERLDIRPRDTTAQTRLLSGGNQQKVVLGRSLAAGARVIVLDEPTVGVDIGAKQEIYRLLAELAASGTAVVVVSTDPAEVLGLADRIVVLERGRVAHEVSTDGLTLEHLSALVTGSGGERSEGDAA
- a CDS encoding carbohydrate kinase family protein, translated to MSQSTRALGGRRVLTVGLHVADVLGRYVDAIPAGQGLALLDEIRLTVAGTAAATAVDLARLGVPVATVGAVGDDALGVFLRSTMAAEGVDVDALAVRSAHPTSATMLPIRRDGSRPALHVIGSNAAIRADDLAAVDLDEVAVLHLGGTCLLPGIDGAPSVELLRRARAAGVVTTMDFIPTGAPADRDAVLPCLPFVDYLFPSEEDALSFAGATTLDEAISFYLDAGVTTVVITRGAAGVSISTRERRDMRLAAYAVDVVDTTGCGDAFSAGFIWGLVDGADVVEAAERGLACGSLVATGLGSDAGLHSVTDVARLRAEGVRGAV